The following are encoded in a window of Flavobacterium cupriresistens genomic DNA:
- a CDS encoding carboxypeptidase-like regulatory domain-containing protein: MKELLLLLFVSTVGFSQSVYKGNVSEGGLALPGASICIRNTKTCTTSDFDGNYQIEAKVGDILQISYIGMKTKSFKITHASFKKKSNSGDQILSSDYIEKVRKTTDTVKIAQSSGSHELNLSEVFEDQNILKIDRNKYGIYSVKKRNQYHKISFELNQEYISSTPIRLSKYQNTYAQGRSLNGEAVYQSPATKEIFSWGPNVNSLAYSTTPSEYYPQGDIVNKSSGNSNTLQLHNANDFFQNGVDNKFSLATQIESPKGNFLKINFFYKTGTISIPTSRNNESTTTLKYFRRVSNFSTIETLLSYNDFENNLSNSNFGVNKIIFGNAVTPIHFDNKTASTLSSGLQRSYSAFENNPYYLIQNNLDKNKSKTVSFVFNHKYSKGAYENTLNANFQSSEITNSSGQNFNFARITAPNVNKRFEKFKNFSVSDFLRRDFNSDAFVESKMEFRFLERGLERNYFSGFVTPIDAPANNLPQNKLDSRQKRVEVFYNLNGSYSFKDILGNYEELVLKASSNLNYSSTVKNRLMLNSLVSAEIKNLFNKKMAFSISYTSNETEPSLQNNNLSFNSLRYQVAQFKQLQNNLELMTPKNAIATEETTASFGLLYNINYRWSFKVNYYNKNVHNLYVPVFNSNTVNWSPEVNYKQKGIEAELDKIIYFSRQLSYGFNLNFTHFRNEVTSFNSNQTRLPFAGFADVNKNYIVGQPLGVIVGNGYLRDANHTVIVDENGFPIEDAQPKVLGNANPDFVVGLSNTIRYKDLTLNFSFDWSQGGKIWNGTQQTLNYYGKSEWTGNQRNVTNYVFDGVTQSGLKNTQPVSFYDVNLPVEQNRWSRYGVEGVAEEAIEDATYVRLSSVNLSYTKGFDYFDNKFSFSISFFMNNVFIISKSKSAFSNNAMFNSIETGGLDYFNAPMMRSFGSSLTIKF; the protein is encoded by the coding sequence ATGAAAGAACTATTACTTTTGCTTTTTGTCTCAACAGTTGGATTTTCACAATCAGTTTATAAGGGAAATGTAAGTGAGGGAGGTCTTGCATTACCGGGAGCCAGTATATGCATTCGAAATACAAAAACCTGTACTACCAGTGATTTTGATGGGAATTACCAAATTGAGGCTAAGGTTGGGGATATTTTGCAGATCTCTTATATTGGAATGAAAACAAAGTCTTTTAAAATTACGCATGCAAGTTTTAAAAAAAAGAGCAATTCAGGTGATCAGATTCTAAGTAGTGATTATATAGAAAAAGTAAGAAAAACGACAGATACAGTTAAAATTGCGCAGTCATCCGGAAGCCATGAGCTTAATCTTAGTGAAGTTTTCGAAGATCAAAATATACTCAAAATTGATCGAAATAAGTATGGTATCTATAGCGTTAAAAAAAGAAACCAATATCATAAAATATCTTTTGAATTAAATCAGGAATATATTTCTTCGACACCAATCCGACTCTCAAAATATCAAAATACATATGCACAAGGAAGGAGCTTAAACGGAGAAGCAGTGTATCAATCTCCTGCGACTAAGGAAATTTTTAGCTGGGGACCAAATGTCAATTCTTTAGCATATTCGACAACCCCTTCAGAGTATTATCCGCAAGGGGATATTGTAAACAAGTCTTCAGGGAATAGTAATACATTACAATTGCACAATGCGAATGATTTTTTCCAAAACGGGGTGGATAATAAATTTTCGTTGGCCACTCAAATTGAAAGCCCCAAAGGAAATTTTCTTAAAATAAATTTTTTCTATAAAACAGGTACCATCTCGATTCCAACAAGTAGAAATAATGAAAGTACAACAACGTTAAAGTATTTTAGAAGAGTGTCGAATTTCAGCACAATTGAAACACTTCTGTCATACAATGATTTTGAAAACAATCTTTCCAATTCCAATTTTGGAGTAAATAAAATCATTTTTGGTAACGCTGTTACACCAATTCATTTTGATAATAAAACAGCTTCAACACTGTCAAGCGGTTTACAACGAAGTTATTCTGCTTTTGAAAATAACCCCTATTATTTGATTCAGAATAATTTAGATAAAAACAAAAGTAAAACAGTTTCTTTTGTTTTTAATCATAAATACAGTAAGGGGGCTTATGAAAATACTTTAAATGCCAATTTTCAATCTTCTGAAATTACAAACAGTAGCGGTCAGAATTTTAATTTTGCGAGGATTACGGCTCCAAATGTCAATAAAAGATTCGAAAAATTCAAGAATTTTTCTGTTTCGGATTTTCTCAGACGTGATTTTAATAGTGATGCATTTGTCGAATCAAAAATGGAGTTCAGATTTCTGGAGCGGGGTCTGGAAAGAAATTATTTTAGCGGATTTGTGACTCCAATTGATGCTCCTGCCAATAATTTGCCTCAGAATAAACTTGATAGTAGACAGAAGAGAGTTGAAGTTTTTTACAATCTAAATGGTTCCTATTCTTTTAAAGATATTTTAGGCAACTATGAAGAACTTGTCTTAAAAGCAAGTTCGAACTTAAATTATTCTTCAACAGTCAAGAATAGATTAATGTTAAATTCACTTGTTTCTGCAGAAATAAAAAACCTGTTTAATAAAAAAATGGCATTTAGTATCAGCTACACCTCAAATGAGACGGAACCTTCTCTGCAGAATAATAATTTGAGTTTTAATTCTTTGCGATACCAGGTCGCCCAGTTTAAGCAGCTTCAGAATAACTTAGAGCTGATGACTCCAAAAAATGCCATTGCTACAGAAGAAACAACTGCCAGTTTTGGGTTGCTTTATAACATAAACTACCGCTGGAGTTTTAAGGTGAATTATTACAACAAAAATGTGCATAATTTATATGTTCCGGTTTTTAATTCGAATACGGTCAATTGGTCACCTGAGGTCAATTATAAACAAAAGGGGATTGAAGCGGAATTAGATAAGATAATTTATTTTTCACGTCAATTGAGTTATGGTTTTAACTTGAATTTTACACATTTCAGAAATGAAGTAACAAGCTTTAACAGCAATCAAACCCGTCTTCCTTTTGCCGGTTTTGCCGATGTAAACAAAAATTATATAGTAGGGCAACCACTTGGTGTTATTGTTGGTAATGGTTATTTAAGAGACGCAAATCATACTGTTATTGTCGATGAAAATGGTTTTCCTATTGAAGACGCACAACCAAAAGTTTTAGGGAATGCGAATCCGGATTTTGTTGTTGGTTTGTCTAATACAATCCGTTACAAAGATTTAACGCTCAATTTTTCCTTTGATTGGAGTCAGGGAGGTAAAATATGGAACGGTACACAGCAAACTTTAAATTATTACGGAAAATCGGAATGGACCGGAAACCAAAGAAATGTTACCAATTATGTTTTTGACGGTGTCACACAATCCGGTTTAAAAAACACTCAGCCAGTTTCGTTTTATGATGTCAATCTTCCGGTAGAACAAAATCGCTGGTCAAGATATGGTGTAGAAGGAGTCGCAGAAGAGGCGATAGAAGACGCTACGTACGTAAGATTGAGTTCGGTTAATCTGTCTTACACAAAAGGTTTCGATTATTTTGATAATAAATTCAGTTTTTCTATTTCCTTTTTTATGAATAATGTTTTCATTATCTCCAAAAGCAAGTCTGCTTTTAGTAACAATGCCATGTTTAATTCTATAGAAACCGGTGGATTAGATTATTTCAATGCCCCAATGATGAGAAGCTTTGGATCTTCCTTAACAATCAAATTTTAA
- a CDS encoding TonB-dependent receptor plug domain-containing protein, which translates to MKNILYAMFLLVFQTVLAQDIEKDWDKIYRKPITEKVYLQLNNVLYAPGETIYFKGFVTESDNSPSTLSDFVYVDLFDSGNKKVASQIYVVENGSVACSYRISENAAAGMYKIKAYTRIQKQTSENIFERTVFVQKVVTPRILMTLDFKKKSYGKGETCEADFELKNLENQAIKYQVFKYDVFIAGRKIDSLEGKTDELGKAIIHFKLPNDLKSNDGIVNVMLDYDNFKESVTRAIPIDLNFVDLQFLPESGNFILNEISSLFFIAKNEFGLPMDVGGYIEDENGTKVTDFTTTHDGMGKVFLKTEKNKKYVAVVTSPFKSQKKITLPEAGKNVFTINAQKTGESVALNIYAPLAIDGNVLVRNTSKIHKSVKVNLEQGWNTVTIKTENFPVGIQSFSLVIEKRVVAERLVFLNYQEGLKIEIKTDKSSYLPREKVEVSVLTKDKNNDPISSSLSVSVVDSKLLTYIDDKQDTILSWLLLGSELKGKIHEPRFYFDDTKKTELKEEAIDLLLNTHGWRKYSQKEIQKLMSEREHFEPEKSDILEGFVLNNKEKPVAVKVMFFTDQGKVFETKSNSSGYFNFNRVVFSDFGCLITESRKLNEYTIKSSISNQADFLRMKDTLSNTSSVEINYKVVNKENTVEKTTAHVTSGSNSVSLNSDQALLESVVVTAYGYSFKKQLSSSVTVISAQEIARSLSGRAAGIQITSGSGQPGASDKVVIRGYSSLYGNRAGGQPLIIVDGIPYPNNENSSVLGNLPPDSINSIAILKDASATTLYGSGGANGVILITTKKKLQQGNILLGGNYNYSFQNISKSGTRELNEAESFYKPIYSATTTEEKSDFRSCIYWNSIIQTNNKGVAYFGFYNSDDNTSFKIIAEGTSYKGDIGKSEAVFSVRELIQCDLKIPVYTSQEDVILMPLWLKNNSENSLKLNYKMIFDGKENDNFKNSFVVLNPNESKTVYITLIPNKMGENISLEIVLEGENFKTKIKKTISVYAKGFPMNIDIAGTKSQDTDFSIFEPMPSSIDSGVKFFFNPFSAIFDGLEGMMREPSGCFEQVSSSNYPNIMAMQLLKYKNTAPEFKNKALKFLESGYKKLKNYESKGGGFEWYGGDPGNEALTAYGLLQFNEMKEFINVDEKMIERTTNWLYSRKDGLGGFKQNSGRYGFSGIKYEVNNAYIVYVLSEIGEDNIKKEYEKGLEEALKSNDLYRMELMALASFNLKKVHEYKQLMSLIKTKIDKLGLKDLKAEQTVISSNGKSKTIEISSLYALALLKEKQVTKEVTDVLDYIQSSNSIYGFGSTQATALALKAITEFTKIYSNSVTVAVPKMNLNRESIDLRTKDNSGNVIVGNLKINAGTNNFSVQIPENNTIPYLFYVKYNTYTPNNSKKCKLLLKTNTLTNKLKISETARLEIEIQNKSAEQVSNPIARIGIPGGLTPEPWQLKLLVEKNNIDYYEIFGSELVLYFRKLEANEIRKINIDLKAIVPGKYKGVASSAYLYYENEHKNWNQGVEIEVIP; encoded by the coding sequence ATGAAAAATATATTATACGCAATGTTTCTGTTGGTATTTCAAACCGTGCTAGCCCAAGATATTGAAAAAGATTGGGATAAAATTTATAGAAAACCGATCACAGAAAAAGTATATCTGCAACTAAATAATGTGCTGTATGCGCCTGGTGAAACGATTTATTTTAAAGGATTTGTTACAGAAAGTGACAACAGTCCATCAACTTTAAGTGACTTTGTTTATGTAGATCTGTTTGATAGTGGTAACAAAAAAGTAGCCAGCCAGATTTATGTTGTCGAAAACGGCAGTGTAGCCTGTTCTTATAGAATTTCTGAAAATGCAGCTGCCGGGATGTATAAAATAAAAGCATATACCCGAATTCAAAAACAGACTTCCGAGAATATTTTTGAGAGAACAGTTTTTGTACAAAAAGTAGTAACACCAAGAATTCTAATGACGTTAGATTTTAAGAAAAAATCATACGGAAAAGGTGAAACTTGTGAAGCCGATTTTGAATTAAAAAATCTAGAAAACCAGGCCATTAAGTATCAGGTGTTTAAATATGATGTTTTTATTGCAGGAAGAAAGATAGATTCATTAGAAGGAAAAACCGACGAATTAGGAAAAGCGATTATTCATTTTAAATTGCCAAATGATTTAAAGTCAAACGATGGAATCGTAAACGTTATGCTTGATTACGATAATTTTAAAGAATCGGTAACACGTGCCATTCCCATTGATTTAAATTTTGTTGACTTACAATTTTTGCCGGAAAGCGGTAATTTTATTCTGAATGAAATTTCTTCTTTGTTTTTTATTGCAAAAAATGAGTTCGGATTACCAATGGATGTTGGAGGTTATATTGAAGATGAAAATGGAACTAAAGTGACTGATTTTACAACCACTCATGATGGAATGGGAAAGGTATTTTTAAAGACAGAAAAAAACAAAAAATACGTTGCAGTAGTAACTTCTCCATTTAAATCGCAAAAAAAAATAACATTACCTGAAGCCGGAAAAAATGTTTTTACAATAAACGCTCAAAAGACCGGAGAAAGTGTCGCGTTAAATATTTATGCACCATTAGCAATTGATGGCAATGTTTTGGTACGCAATACATCAAAGATTCATAAATCGGTAAAGGTGAATTTAGAGCAGGGCTGGAATACCGTTACTATAAAAACAGAGAATTTTCCGGTTGGTATACAGTCCTTTTCTTTAGTTATTGAAAAAAGAGTAGTAGCTGAGAGACTTGTTTTTCTGAATTATCAGGAGGGATTAAAAATAGAAATTAAAACAGACAAAAGCAGTTATTTACCAAGAGAAAAAGTTGAGGTCTCCGTTCTCACAAAGGATAAAAATAATGATCCGATTTCTTCTAGTTTGTCTGTTTCAGTAGTCGACTCCAAGTTGTTGACTTATATAGATGACAAACAAGATACTATTTTATCGTGGCTGCTTCTCGGATCAGAGCTGAAAGGCAAAATTCATGAGCCAAGATTTTATTTTGATGACACTAAAAAAACAGAATTAAAAGAAGAAGCCATCGATTTACTTTTAAATACGCATGGTTGGAGAAAGTACAGTCAAAAAGAGATTCAGAAGTTAATGTCAGAAAGGGAACATTTTGAGCCTGAAAAAAGTGATATACTCGAAGGTTTTGTTTTAAATAATAAAGAAAAACCGGTTGCGGTAAAAGTGATGTTTTTTACAGATCAGGGAAAAGTTTTTGAAACAAAAAGTAATTCAAGTGGTTATTTTAATTTTAACAGAGTTGTTTTTTCTGATTTTGGATGTTTGATTACGGAAAGCAGAAAATTAAACGAATACACGATTAAAAGCTCAATTTCAAATCAAGCTGATTTTTTGAGAATGAAAGACACGCTTTCCAATACGAGTTCAGTGGAAATAAATTATAAGGTTGTGAATAAAGAGAATACAGTTGAAAAAACAACCGCACATGTAACATCAGGATCTAATTCCGTTTCTTTAAATTCTGATCAGGCTTTGTTGGAGTCTGTTGTAGTAACAGCATATGGTTATAGTTTTAAAAAACAGCTTTCAAGCTCAGTTACTGTTATTAGTGCCCAGGAAATTGCACGTTCGTTAAGTGGGAGAGCAGCCGGAATTCAAATTACTTCAGGATCAGGTCAGCCGGGTGCTTCCGACAAAGTGGTAATCCGTGGGTACTCTTCACTTTATGGAAACAGGGCAGGGGGACAGCCATTGATTATTGTTGACGGAATTCCGTACCCGAATAATGAGAATTCTTCTGTGCTGGGAAATCTGCCTCCAGATTCAATAAACTCAATTGCTATTCTGAAAGATGCGTCCGCAACCACTCTTTATGGTTCAGGTGGGGCTAATGGAGTAATCTTGATAACGACAAAAAAGAAATTGCAACAGGGAAATATTCTTCTGGGAGGAAATTACAATTACAGTTTTCAAAATATTTCCAAGTCAGGTACAAGAGAACTAAACGAAGCAGAGTCTTTTTATAAGCCGATTTATAGCGCAACAACAACAGAAGAAAAATCGGATTTTAGAAGCTGTATTTACTGGAACTCAATTATTCAAACCAATAATAAAGGAGTAGCCTATTTTGGGTTTTATAATTCTGATGATAATACGTCTTTTAAAATTATAGCAGAAGGGACTTCTTATAAGGGAGATATTGGAAAATCGGAAGCTGTTTTTTCGGTAAGGGAATTAATTCAGTGCGATTTAAAAATTCCGGTTTATACTTCACAAGAAGATGTTATTTTGATGCCACTGTGGTTAAAAAATAATTCTGAAAATAGTTTGAAATTAAACTATAAAATGATTTTTGATGGGAAAGAAAACGACAATTTTAAAAATTCTTTCGTAGTGCTAAATCCAAATGAATCTAAAACAGTTTATATCACATTGATTCCGAACAAAATGGGGGAAAATATTTCATTGGAAATTGTATTGGAAGGTGAAAACTTTAAAACTAAAATTAAGAAAACGATCAGTGTTTACGCTAAAGGTTTTCCGATGAATATTGATATTGCCGGAACTAAATCTCAGGATACAGATTTTTCTATTTTTGAACCAATGCCCAGTTCTATTGACTCGGGAGTTAAGTTTTTCTTCAATCCATTCTCTGCTATTTTTGATGGTTTAGAAGGTATGATGCGTGAACCTTCCGGGTGTTTTGAGCAGGTTTCTTCTTCCAATTACCCCAATATTATGGCAATGCAGTTGTTAAAATATAAAAATACGGCACCGGAATTTAAAAATAAAGCTTTAAAATTTTTAGAATCAGGTTATAAAAAGCTAAAAAACTATGAATCAAAAGGCGGTGGTTTTGAATGGTACGGTGGAGACCCCGGTAATGAAGCTTTAACTGCTTATGGTTTATTGCAATTTAATGAAATGAAGGAATTTATAAACGTCGATGAAAAGATGATTGAAAGAACGACGAATTGGTTATACTCAAGGAAAGATGGCCTGGGCGGATTCAAACAAAATTCAGGAAGATATGGTTTTTCAGGAATAAAATACGAGGTTAACAATGCTTATATTGTCTATGTTTTGTCTGAAATTGGAGAAGATAATATCAAAAAAGAATATGAAAAAGGGTTAGAAGAAGCTTTAAAGAGCAATGATTTGTACCGAATGGAATTAATGGCTTTAGCTTCTTTTAATCTGAAAAAAGTGCATGAGTACAAGCAGTTGATGTCACTAATAAAAACTAAAATTGATAAGCTGGGATTAAAAGATTTGAAAGCAGAACAAACTGTTATTTCTAGTAACGGGAAATCTAAAACTATAGAAATTTCATCTCTTTACGCTCTTGCTTTGTTAAAAGAAAAACAAGTTACAAAAGAAGTGACAGACGTTTTAGACTATATTCAGTCGTCAAATTCAATTTATGGATTTGGTTCTACACAAGCTACTGCTCTGGCTTTGAAAGCAATTACCGAGTTTACCAAAATTTATAGCAACTCAGTAACGGTAGCAGTTCCCAAAATGAATTTAAATAGGGAGTCGATAGATTTAAGAACGAAAGACAATAGCGGCAATGTAATAGTAGGAAATTTAAAAATCAATGCAGGAACAAACAATTTTTCGGTTCAAATTCCGGAGAATAATACAATTCCCTATTTGTTTTATGTGAAATACAATACGTACACACCAAACAATTCTAAAAAATGTAAGCTGCTTTTAAAAACAAACACATTGACTAATAAATTGAAGATTAGTGAGACAGCAAGACTCGAAATTGAAATTCAAAACAAGAGCGCAGAACAGGTTTCAAACCCTATTGCCCGAATTGGAATTCCAGGCGGATTAACTCCTGAGCCTTGGCAATTGAAATTGCTTGTGGAAAAAAACAATATAGATTATTATGAAATTTTTGGAAGTGAACTGGTTTTGTATTTTAGAAAGTTGGAAGCCAATGAAATCAGGAAAATTAACATTGATCTGAAAGCGATTGTTCCCGGGAAGTATAAAGGCGTAGCTTCATCCGCCTATCTGTATTATGAAAATGAACATAAGAACTGGAATCAGGGAGTCGAAATAGAAGTTATTCCCTAA